A portion of the Acanthopagrus latus isolate v.2019 chromosome 21, fAcaLat1.1, whole genome shotgun sequence genome contains these proteins:
- the LOC119011251 gene encoding heterogeneous nuclear ribonucleoproteins C1/C2 isoform X6 produces MDHSPTTSSLMASSNVTNKTDPRSLNSRVFIGNLNTLLVTKGDVEAIFSKYGKIVGCSVHKGYAFVQYANERNARAAVGGEDGRMIVGQVLDINLAGEPKPHSSSSFDLDYDFQRDYYDRMYSYPSRVPAPPPPLSRAVIPSKRPRVSLSGGSSRRTKSSFSSSSKSSQRTSSSRTMKVDELQTIKRELTQIKSKVDDLLDSLERMEKDHSKKSDAKSTKTEPGEVTSPPHPSNKKDEGLKRDRESQEMNDSDEDDDDEEEEGDLLEDEEPSHFFKRQVKSQEREDEEEEEEEEEEGEHVEGDDDGDSVNGDEDS; encoded by the exons ATGGA TCATTCACCCACCACCTCCAGCCTAATGGCCAGCAGCAACGTCACTAACAAGACCGACCCACGCTCCCTCAACTCCCGGGTCTTCATAGGCAACCTCAACACCCTGCTGGTCACCAAGGGAGATGTTGAGGCCATCTTCTCCAAATATGGCAAGATCGTGGGCTGCTCCGTCCACAAGGGCTACGCTTTCGTCCAGTACGCCAATGAGAGGAACGCCCGGGCTGCTGTTGGCGGGGAGGACGGGAGGATGATTGTTGGACAGGTCCTTG ACATCAACCTGGCTGGAGAACCCAAACCTCACAG CAGTTCCTCATTTGACCTCGACTATGACTTTCAGAGAGATTATTATGACAG AATGTACTCGTACCCGTCCCGTGTGCCTGCTCCCCCGCCCCCCTTGTCACGGGCCGTGATCCCGTCCAAGCGCCCGCGGGTCAGCTTGAGTGGAGGAAGCAGCCGGCGAACCAAGAGcagcttctcctcttcttccaagAGCAGTCAGAGGACTTCCTCGTCCAGAACAA TGAAGGTGGATGAACTGCAGACCATCAAGAGGGAGTTGACCCAAATCAAAAGCAAAGTGGACGACCTGCTGGACAGCCTGGAGCGCATGGAGAAGGACCACAGCAAGAAGTCAG ATGCTAAGAGTACAAAAACTGAGCCAGGAGAAGTGACCTCTCCTCCGCACCCGAGCAACAAGAAGGACGAGGGActgaagagagacagggagagccAGGAGATGAATGACTCAGATgaagatgacgatgatgaagaggaggaaggagaccTGCTGGAGGACGAAGAG CCCTCACACTTTTTCAAACGGCAGGTGAAGAGTcaagagagggaggatgaagaggaagaagaggaggaggaggaggaaggcgaGCACGTTGAAGGCGACGACGATGGCGACAGTGTCAACGGCGATGAGGACTCATAG
- the LOC119011251 gene encoding heterogeneous nuclear ribonucleoproteins C1/C2 isoform X5, which produces MASSNVTNKTDPRSLNSRVFIGNLNTLLVTKGDVEAIFSKYGKIVGCSVHKGYAFVQYANERNARAAVGGEDGRMIVGQVLDINLAGEPKPHRSKTTKRSAGDMYSSSSFDLDYDFQRDYYDRMYSYPSRVPAPPPPLSRAVIPSKRPRVSLSGGSSRRTKSSFSSSSKSSQRTSSSRTMKVDELQTIKRELTQIKSKVDDLLDSLERMEKDHSKKSDAKSTKTEPGEVTSPPHPSNKKDEGLKRDRESQEMNDSDEDDDDEEEEGDLLEDEEPSHFFKRQVKSQEREDEEEEEEEEEEGEHVEGDDDGDSVNGDEDS; this is translated from the exons ATGGCCAGCAGCAACGTCACTAACAAGACCGACCCACGCTCCCTCAACTCCCGGGTCTTCATAGGCAACCTCAACACCCTGCTGGTCACCAAGGGAGATGTTGAGGCCATCTTCTCCAAATATGGCAAGATCGTGGGCTGCTCCGTCCACAAGGGCTACGCTTTCGTCCAGTACGCCAATGAGAGGAACGCCCGGGCTGCTGTTGGCGGGGAGGACGGGAGGATGATTGTTGGACAGGTCCTTG ACATCAACCTGGCTGGAGAACCCAAACCTCACAGGTCAAAAACCACCAAACGCTCCGCTGGAGACATGTACAG CAGTTCCTCATTTGACCTCGACTATGACTTTCAGAGAGATTATTATGACAG AATGTACTCGTACCCGTCCCGTGTGCCTGCTCCCCCGCCCCCCTTGTCACGGGCCGTGATCCCGTCCAAGCGCCCGCGGGTCAGCTTGAGTGGAGGAAGCAGCCGGCGAACCAAGAGcagcttctcctcttcttccaagAGCAGTCAGAGGACTTCCTCGTCCAGAACAA TGAAGGTGGATGAACTGCAGACCATCAAGAGGGAGTTGACCCAAATCAAAAGCAAAGTGGACGACCTGCTGGACAGCCTGGAGCGCATGGAGAAGGACCACAGCAAGAAGTCAG ATGCTAAGAGTACAAAAACTGAGCCAGGAGAAGTGACCTCTCCTCCGCACCCGAGCAACAAGAAGGACGAGGGActgaagagagacagggagagccAGGAGATGAATGACTCAGATgaagatgacgatgatgaagaggaggaaggagaccTGCTGGAGGACGAAGAG CCCTCACACTTTTTCAAACGGCAGGTGAAGAGTcaagagagggaggatgaagaggaagaagaggaggaggaggaggaaggcgaGCACGTTGAAGGCGACGACGATGGCGACAGTGTCAACGGCGATGAGGACTCATAG
- the LOC119011251 gene encoding heterogeneous nuclear ribonucleoproteins C1/C2 isoform X4 yields MDHSPTTSSLMASSNVTNKTDPRSLNSRVFIGNLNTLLVTKGDVEAIFSKYGKIVGCSVHKGYAFVQYANERNARAAVGGEDGRMIVGQVLDINLAGEPKPHRSKTTKRSAGDMYSSSFDLDYDFQRDYYDRMYSYPSRVPAPPPPLSRAVIPSKRPRVSLSGGSSRRTKSSFSSSSKSSQRTSSSRTMKVDELQTIKRELTQIKSKVDDLLDSLERMEKDHSKKSDAKSTKTEPGEVTSPPHPSNKKDEGLKRDRESQEMNDSDEDDDDEEEEGDLLEDEEVKSQEREDEEEEEEEEEEGEHVEGDDDGDSVNGDEDS; encoded by the exons ATGGA TCATTCACCCACCACCTCCAGCCTAATGGCCAGCAGCAACGTCACTAACAAGACCGACCCACGCTCCCTCAACTCCCGGGTCTTCATAGGCAACCTCAACACCCTGCTGGTCACCAAGGGAGATGTTGAGGCCATCTTCTCCAAATATGGCAAGATCGTGGGCTGCTCCGTCCACAAGGGCTACGCTTTCGTCCAGTACGCCAATGAGAGGAACGCCCGGGCTGCTGTTGGCGGGGAGGACGGGAGGATGATTGTTGGACAGGTCCTTG ACATCAACCTGGCTGGAGAACCCAAACCTCACAGGTCAAAAACCACCAAACGCTCCGCTGGAGACATGTACAG TTCCTCATTTGACCTCGACTATGACTTTCAGAGAGATTATTATGACAG AATGTACTCGTACCCGTCCCGTGTGCCTGCTCCCCCGCCCCCCTTGTCACGGGCCGTGATCCCGTCCAAGCGCCCGCGGGTCAGCTTGAGTGGAGGAAGCAGCCGGCGAACCAAGAGcagcttctcctcttcttccaagAGCAGTCAGAGGACTTCCTCGTCCAGAACAA TGAAGGTGGATGAACTGCAGACCATCAAGAGGGAGTTGACCCAAATCAAAAGCAAAGTGGACGACCTGCTGGACAGCCTGGAGCGCATGGAGAAGGACCACAGCAAGAAGTCAG ATGCTAAGAGTACAAAAACTGAGCCAGGAGAAGTGACCTCTCCTCCGCACCCGAGCAACAAGAAGGACGAGGGActgaagagagacagggagagccAGGAGATGAATGACTCAGATgaagatgacgatgatgaagaggaggaaggagaccTGCTGGAGGACGAAGAG GTGAAGAGTcaagagagggaggatgaagaggaagaagaggaggaggaggaggaaggcgaGCACGTTGAAGGCGACGACGATGGCGACAGTGTCAACGGCGATGAGGACTCATAG
- the LOC119011251 gene encoding heterogeneous nuclear ribonucleoproteins C1/C2 isoform X1: MDHSPTTSSLMASSNVTNKTDPRSLNSRVFIGNLNTLLVTKGDVEAIFSKYGKIVGCSVHKGYAFVQYANERNARAAVGGEDGRMIVGQVLDINLAGEPKPHRSKTTKRSAGDMYSSSSFDLDYDFQRDYYDRMYSYPSRVPAPPPPLSRAVIPSKRPRVSLSGGSSRRTKSSFSSSSKSSQRTSSSRTMKVDELQTIKRELTQIKSKVDDLLDSLERMEKDHSKKSDAKSTKTEPGEVTSPPHPSNKKDEGLKRDRESQEMNDSDEDDDDEEEEGDLLEDEEPSHFFKRQVKSQEREDEEEEEEEEEEGEHVEGDDDGDSVNGDEDS, translated from the exons ATGGA TCATTCACCCACCACCTCCAGCCTAATGGCCAGCAGCAACGTCACTAACAAGACCGACCCACGCTCCCTCAACTCCCGGGTCTTCATAGGCAACCTCAACACCCTGCTGGTCACCAAGGGAGATGTTGAGGCCATCTTCTCCAAATATGGCAAGATCGTGGGCTGCTCCGTCCACAAGGGCTACGCTTTCGTCCAGTACGCCAATGAGAGGAACGCCCGGGCTGCTGTTGGCGGGGAGGACGGGAGGATGATTGTTGGACAGGTCCTTG ACATCAACCTGGCTGGAGAACCCAAACCTCACAGGTCAAAAACCACCAAACGCTCCGCTGGAGACATGTACAG CAGTTCCTCATTTGACCTCGACTATGACTTTCAGAGAGATTATTATGACAG AATGTACTCGTACCCGTCCCGTGTGCCTGCTCCCCCGCCCCCCTTGTCACGGGCCGTGATCCCGTCCAAGCGCCCGCGGGTCAGCTTGAGTGGAGGAAGCAGCCGGCGAACCAAGAGcagcttctcctcttcttccaagAGCAGTCAGAGGACTTCCTCGTCCAGAACAA TGAAGGTGGATGAACTGCAGACCATCAAGAGGGAGTTGACCCAAATCAAAAGCAAAGTGGACGACCTGCTGGACAGCCTGGAGCGCATGGAGAAGGACCACAGCAAGAAGTCAG ATGCTAAGAGTACAAAAACTGAGCCAGGAGAAGTGACCTCTCCTCCGCACCCGAGCAACAAGAAGGACGAGGGActgaagagagacagggagagccAGGAGATGAATGACTCAGATgaagatgacgatgatgaagaggaggaaggagaccTGCTGGAGGACGAAGAG CCCTCACACTTTTTCAAACGGCAGGTGAAGAGTcaagagagggaggatgaagaggaagaagaggaggaggaggaggaaggcgaGCACGTTGAAGGCGACGACGATGGCGACAGTGTCAACGGCGATGAGGACTCATAG
- the LOC119011251 gene encoding heterogeneous nuclear ribonucleoproteins C1/C2 isoform X7: MDHSPTTSSLMASSNVTNKTDPRSLNSRVFIGNLNTLLVTKGDVEAIFSKYGKIVGCSVHKGYAFVQYANERNARAAVGGEDGRMIVGQVLDINLAGEPKPHSSSFDLDYDFQRDYYDRMYSYPSRVPAPPPPLSRAVIPSKRPRVSLSGGSSRRTKSSFSSSSKSSQRTSSSRTMKVDELQTIKRELTQIKSKVDDLLDSLERMEKDHSKKSDAKSTKTEPGEVTSPPHPSNKKDEGLKRDRESQEMNDSDEDDDDEEEEGDLLEDEEPSHFFKRQVKSQEREDEEEEEEEEEEGEHVEGDDDGDSVNGDEDS, translated from the exons ATGGA TCATTCACCCACCACCTCCAGCCTAATGGCCAGCAGCAACGTCACTAACAAGACCGACCCACGCTCCCTCAACTCCCGGGTCTTCATAGGCAACCTCAACACCCTGCTGGTCACCAAGGGAGATGTTGAGGCCATCTTCTCCAAATATGGCAAGATCGTGGGCTGCTCCGTCCACAAGGGCTACGCTTTCGTCCAGTACGCCAATGAGAGGAACGCCCGGGCTGCTGTTGGCGGGGAGGACGGGAGGATGATTGTTGGACAGGTCCTTG ACATCAACCTGGCTGGAGAACCCAAACCTCACAG TTCCTCATTTGACCTCGACTATGACTTTCAGAGAGATTATTATGACAG AATGTACTCGTACCCGTCCCGTGTGCCTGCTCCCCCGCCCCCCTTGTCACGGGCCGTGATCCCGTCCAAGCGCCCGCGGGTCAGCTTGAGTGGAGGAAGCAGCCGGCGAACCAAGAGcagcttctcctcttcttccaagAGCAGTCAGAGGACTTCCTCGTCCAGAACAA TGAAGGTGGATGAACTGCAGACCATCAAGAGGGAGTTGACCCAAATCAAAAGCAAAGTGGACGACCTGCTGGACAGCCTGGAGCGCATGGAGAAGGACCACAGCAAGAAGTCAG ATGCTAAGAGTACAAAAACTGAGCCAGGAGAAGTGACCTCTCCTCCGCACCCGAGCAACAAGAAGGACGAGGGActgaagagagacagggagagccAGGAGATGAATGACTCAGATgaagatgacgatgatgaagaggaggaaggagaccTGCTGGAGGACGAAGAG CCCTCACACTTTTTCAAACGGCAGGTGAAGAGTcaagagagggaggatgaagaggaagaagaggaggaggaggaggaaggcgaGCACGTTGAAGGCGACGACGATGGCGACAGTGTCAACGGCGATGAGGACTCATAG
- the LOC119011251 gene encoding heterogeneous nuclear ribonucleoproteins C1/C2 isoform X2 gives MDHSPTTSSLMASSNVTNKTDPRSLNSRVFIGNLNTLLVTKGDVEAIFSKYGKIVGCSVHKGYAFVQYANERNARAAVGGEDGRMIVGQVLDINLAGEPKPHRSKTTKRSAGDMYSSSFDLDYDFQRDYYDRMYSYPSRVPAPPPPLSRAVIPSKRPRVSLSGGSSRRTKSSFSSSSKSSQRTSSSRTMKVDELQTIKRELTQIKSKVDDLLDSLERMEKDHSKKSDAKSTKTEPGEVTSPPHPSNKKDEGLKRDRESQEMNDSDEDDDDEEEEGDLLEDEEPSHFFKRQVKSQEREDEEEEEEEEEEGEHVEGDDDGDSVNGDEDS, from the exons ATGGA TCATTCACCCACCACCTCCAGCCTAATGGCCAGCAGCAACGTCACTAACAAGACCGACCCACGCTCCCTCAACTCCCGGGTCTTCATAGGCAACCTCAACACCCTGCTGGTCACCAAGGGAGATGTTGAGGCCATCTTCTCCAAATATGGCAAGATCGTGGGCTGCTCCGTCCACAAGGGCTACGCTTTCGTCCAGTACGCCAATGAGAGGAACGCCCGGGCTGCTGTTGGCGGGGAGGACGGGAGGATGATTGTTGGACAGGTCCTTG ACATCAACCTGGCTGGAGAACCCAAACCTCACAGGTCAAAAACCACCAAACGCTCCGCTGGAGACATGTACAG TTCCTCATTTGACCTCGACTATGACTTTCAGAGAGATTATTATGACAG AATGTACTCGTACCCGTCCCGTGTGCCTGCTCCCCCGCCCCCCTTGTCACGGGCCGTGATCCCGTCCAAGCGCCCGCGGGTCAGCTTGAGTGGAGGAAGCAGCCGGCGAACCAAGAGcagcttctcctcttcttccaagAGCAGTCAGAGGACTTCCTCGTCCAGAACAA TGAAGGTGGATGAACTGCAGACCATCAAGAGGGAGTTGACCCAAATCAAAAGCAAAGTGGACGACCTGCTGGACAGCCTGGAGCGCATGGAGAAGGACCACAGCAAGAAGTCAG ATGCTAAGAGTACAAAAACTGAGCCAGGAGAAGTGACCTCTCCTCCGCACCCGAGCAACAAGAAGGACGAGGGActgaagagagacagggagagccAGGAGATGAATGACTCAGATgaagatgacgatgatgaagaggaggaaggagaccTGCTGGAGGACGAAGAG CCCTCACACTTTTTCAAACGGCAGGTGAAGAGTcaagagagggaggatgaagaggaagaagaggaggaggaggaggaaggcgaGCACGTTGAAGGCGACGACGATGGCGACAGTGTCAACGGCGATGAGGACTCATAG
- the LOC119011251 gene encoding heterogeneous nuclear ribonucleoproteins C1/C2 isoform X3 translates to MDHSPTTSSLMASSNVTNKTDPRSLNSRVFIGNLNTLLVTKGDVEAIFSKYGKIVGCSVHKGYAFVQYANERNARAAVGGEDGRMIVGQVLDINLAGEPKPHRSKTTKRSAGDMYSSSSFDLDYDFQRDYYDRMYSYPSRVPAPPPPLSRAVIPSKRPRVSLSGGSSRRTKSSFSSSSKSSQRTSSSRTMKVDELQTIKRELTQIKSKVDDLLDSLERMEKDHSKKSDAKSTKTEPGEVTSPPHPSNKKDEGLKRDRESQEMNDSDEDDDDEEEEGDLLEDEEVKSQEREDEEEEEEEEEEGEHVEGDDDGDSVNGDEDS, encoded by the exons ATGGA TCATTCACCCACCACCTCCAGCCTAATGGCCAGCAGCAACGTCACTAACAAGACCGACCCACGCTCCCTCAACTCCCGGGTCTTCATAGGCAACCTCAACACCCTGCTGGTCACCAAGGGAGATGTTGAGGCCATCTTCTCCAAATATGGCAAGATCGTGGGCTGCTCCGTCCACAAGGGCTACGCTTTCGTCCAGTACGCCAATGAGAGGAACGCCCGGGCTGCTGTTGGCGGGGAGGACGGGAGGATGATTGTTGGACAGGTCCTTG ACATCAACCTGGCTGGAGAACCCAAACCTCACAGGTCAAAAACCACCAAACGCTCCGCTGGAGACATGTACAG CAGTTCCTCATTTGACCTCGACTATGACTTTCAGAGAGATTATTATGACAG AATGTACTCGTACCCGTCCCGTGTGCCTGCTCCCCCGCCCCCCTTGTCACGGGCCGTGATCCCGTCCAAGCGCCCGCGGGTCAGCTTGAGTGGAGGAAGCAGCCGGCGAACCAAGAGcagcttctcctcttcttccaagAGCAGTCAGAGGACTTCCTCGTCCAGAACAA TGAAGGTGGATGAACTGCAGACCATCAAGAGGGAGTTGACCCAAATCAAAAGCAAAGTGGACGACCTGCTGGACAGCCTGGAGCGCATGGAGAAGGACCACAGCAAGAAGTCAG ATGCTAAGAGTACAAAAACTGAGCCAGGAGAAGTGACCTCTCCTCCGCACCCGAGCAACAAGAAGGACGAGGGActgaagagagacagggagagccAGGAGATGAATGACTCAGATgaagatgacgatgatgaagaggaggaaggagaccTGCTGGAGGACGAAGAG GTGAAGAGTcaagagagggaggatgaagaggaagaagaggaggaggaggaggaaggcgaGCACGTTGAAGGCGACGACGATGGCGACAGTGTCAACGGCGATGAGGACTCATAG